A window from Mya arenaria isolate MELC-2E11 chromosome 9, ASM2691426v1 encodes these proteins:
- the LOC128246526 gene encoding uncharacterized protein LOC128246526 codes for MEGTYTKTSTELTVIPAKNENHLHNDANKRKPLGIVNRGFTDTELSIKAADNSDNETWRHSENVQTSSKPQNKSEHIGNNNDLTQLNGVESHHVDIQEGIVNDYLEKDLNPVKSAEQAAAALEDILLRGDVTSITDSSTKTDNDAGYSSATTSHSLKRSLSFGDKPPRRRTGAQTISGRNDVSKKTGYYLEGGSSENTDDNEDAWKMSLEQFTSKRCGSKRKSNKMSKGMRYFYKQQDGLIDIFEENRKLPKTSSFYKSQDDLINEFEEIRLDVDDAMENAETIKKLRKKASIYAKSTFFVNLVLLAIKVVAVVLSGSISLISSLVDSAVDLISGVVIWVTTRAVKNTDRYVYPQGRTKLEPMSIVILSVIMSVASLQIIKESFTKIVGLSDNSSDPPIMDWTTIGIASATVVVKLILFILCRRVPHPTVQALALDHRNDVLSNFAAIVFGYIGSQEMQGQVSLYGLVYLDPTGAIVISIYIIANWCITGWDQIKLLVGHTATGEFISKVTWICMDHHKKVQKVDTVKAFHFGNNFLVEADIVLPPEMTLREAHDIAEPLQQKLERLPEVERAFVHVDYEYTHHPASEHKIV; via the exons ATGGAAGgaacatatacaaaaacaagtacTGAACTAACGGTTATCCCAGCTAAg AATGAAAACCATCTACACAATGACGCCAACAAGAGGAAACCACTCGGGATCGTGAATCGTGGCTTTACTGATACGGAATTATCCATTAAAGCGGCCGACAACTCTGACAATGAAACTTGGAGACATTCAGAGAATGTTCAAACTAGCTCAAAACCTCAAAATAAATCAGAACATATTGGTAACAATAACGACCTCACACAGTTAAATGGGGTTGAGTCGCACCATGTGGATATTCAGGAGGGCATTGTAAATGACTATCTAGAAAAAGATTTGAATCCAGTTAAATCTGCAGAACAAGCAGCTGCAGCACTCGAAGATATTTTGCTCAgg GGAGATGTCACCTCGATCACTGATTCCTCCACAAAAACTGATAACGATGCCGGGTATTCCTCCGCGACAACTTCCCACAGTCTCAAACGGAGTCTCTCGTTTGGTGACAAGCCACCAAGACGAAGAACG GGTGCTCAGACAATCTCTGGAAGAAATGATGTATCCAAGAAAACGGGTTACTATCTTGAAGGTGGATCTTCCGAAAACA CGGACGACAATGAGGATGCATGGAAGATGTCTCTCGAACAGTTTACCTCAAAAAGATGCGGCTCAAAGCggaaatcaaacaaaatgtccAAGGGAATGAG ATATTTCTACAAACAGCAGGATGGTTTGATAGACATCTTCGAGGAAAATCGTAAACTTCCGAAAACATC GAGTTTTTACAAAAGTCAGGATGATTTGATCAACGAGTTTGAAGAAATTCGCCTCGATGTTGATGATGCCATGGAAAACGCGGAGACGATCAAGAAACTCAGGAAGAAGGCCTCTATCTACGCTAAGTCCACGTTCTTCGTCAACCTG GTACTGTTAGCAATCAAGGTGGTCGCAGTAGTGCTGTCTGGGTCTATTTCGCTCATATCGAGTCTCGTGGACAGTGCTGTTGACCTCATATCAGGCGTGGTCATCTGGGTGACCACCCGCGCTGTGAAAAACACGGATAGATATGTGTACCCGCAAG GTCGGACAAAGCTAGAGCCGATGTCTATCGTCATCTTGTCGGTGATCATGTCGGTAGCCTCTCTTCAGATCATCAAGGAGTCCTTTACCAAGATCGTCGGCCTCTCTGACAACTCTTCCGATCCACCCATTATGGACTGGACCACCATTGGGATCGCTAGCGCCACCGTCG TGGTGAAGCTGATACTATTCATTCTGTGTAGACGGGTACCTCACCCTACTGTACAGGCTTTGGCGCTGGACCACAGAAATGACGTGCTGTCGAATTTCGCGGCCATAGTTTTTGGATACATTG GTTCTCAGGAGATGCAGGGCCAGGTTTCGCTGTATGGACTGGTGTACCTTGATCCGACCGGCGCTATTGTCATCAGCATATACATCATCGCCAACTGGTGTATTACTGGATGGG atcAAATCAAACTGCTCGTGGGCCACACGGCAACGGGCGAGTTTATCAGCAAAGTGACCTGGATCTGCATGGACCACCATAAGAAGGTGCAGAAGGTAGACACTGTCAAGGCTTTCCATTTTGGTAACAACTTTCTGGTCGAGGCTGACATTGTACTTCCACCGGAAATGACGCTGCGAGAGGCGCATGATATCGCAGAGCCGCTTCAGCAGAAGCTTGAACGCCTACCGGAAGTAGAAAGAGCATTTGTCCACGTGGATTATGAATACACACACCATCCTGCCTCGGAGCACAAAATTGTTTAA